Below is a window of Synergistaceae bacterium DNA.
TTAATCACTGACATTCAAGCAGCCTATCAGGGAGACCCAGCCGCAAAGAGTTTTGATGAAATAATTTTATCTTACCCTGCATTTACTGCAATAAGCGCGTACAGAATTGCTCACGAACTTTATTTAATGCACGCAAATTTAATCGCGCGAATAATTACTGAATATGCCCATAAATTAACGGGGATTGATATTCATCCGGGTGCGTCAATCGGGAAATATTTTTTTATTGATCACGGCACAGGAGTTGTAATCGGCGAGACTGCGACAATTGGCGAACACGTGAAATTATATCAGCATGTTACAATCGGGGCGAAAAGTTTTGCGGTTGCTTCTGACGGCTCATTAGTTAAGGGAATCAAGCGTCATCCGGATATAGGCGACAACGTGATAATTTATGCAGGAGCTACTATTTTGGGCGGTGATACAAGAATCGGCGATAATTGCGTGATAGGCGGAAATGTTTGGCTGACTCACTCGGTCGAGGCCGGGAAAACTGTATTAAATGAGTGAATGTTATGCAAAAGTTAATTGCCCGCCCGGTAACACGGACAGGCAAAAATTTTATTACTCATCACCCAGCGCGCTAGACTGTCTGACAGTAACTGTCTTTGTGTAGCACGAGAATGCATCATCAACAAATTTTTTGTCAGGTTTGGGCGTGAGAATGCTTATAACCGGAACGATAATAAATCCCGCTAACATGCAGAAAGCTCCGGCATTAATGGGTGATTGCAGCAAGACGGGAAAATCAGCACGCACGAAAATATTTGCGGTCATTACAACGCTTGAGAATAAAAAATTTACCCAGCATGATAATTTACTGACTCCCCTCCAATAAAGACTGTACATAAACGGTGCTAAGAATGCCCCCGCCAGTGCTCCCCACGAGACTCCCATTAACTGCGCAATAAACGTAACATTTGATTTATACTGAATCAAAGCTAATATAACGGAAATTGCTATAAATATCACGATTAAGACTCTCATAATAAATAATTGCTTCTTCTCGTCCATTTGCTTTATTACGTGATCCTTCAGCAAATCAAGAGTCAGGGTCGAACTTGACGCAAGCACTAACGATGAAAGAGTCGACATTGAAGCCGATAATACAAGAATTACGACAACTCCCAGCAAAATATCAGGCAGTCCAGACAACATAACCGGAATTACTGAGTCATAGCCTTCAACAGGAACTCCCAAACCGGCCGGATCTAATTGCGACGTGAACAAACGTCCGAAACCGCCCAGAAAATAACAGCCTCCCGCAACTACAAGCGCAAATAAAGTTGATATAATCGTACCTTTTGAAATATCGCTCTCGTTCTTTATCGCGTAAAATTTCTGCACCATTTGAGGAAGTCCCCACGTGCCGAGACTCGTTAAAATTATTACTCCCAGCAAATTAACAGGATCAGGCCCGAAGAATGACGCAAAGACTCCCCGTGATTTTGCAAGAGTTGTAGCTGCTTTAGGATCTGCAATTTCTGATATTCCCGCTAATGCCTCAAAGAGTCCGCCTTTACTCTCAAGCACTGCAAGAACAACCGCAATTATTCCCGCAAGCATAATT
It encodes the following:
- a CDS encoding sodium:solute symporter family protein, with the protein product MLIKILLVLLFFGLMLGIGLYCRRHSVDVNGFVLADRSVGPWLSAFAYGTSYFSAVVFVGYAGQFGWRYGVAATWVGLGNAFIGSLMAWAVLGRRTRIMSQYLSSATMPDFFGKRFTSNALKIAASVICFVFLIPYTASLYNGLSRLFGMAFKIDYSLCVIIMAVLTGIYVIAGGYMATAINDFIQGIIMLAGIIAVVLAVLESKGGLFEALAGISEIADPKAATTLAKSRGVFASFFGPDPVNLLGVIILTSLGTWGLPQMVQKFYAIKNESDISKGTIISTLFALVVAGGCYFLGGFGRLFTSQLDPAGLGVPVEGYDSVIPVMLSGLPDILLGVVVILVLSASMSTLSSLVLASSSTLTLDLLKDHVIKQMDEKKQLFIMRVLIVIFIAISVILALIQYKSNVTFIAQLMGVSWGALAGAFLAPFMYSLYWRGVSKLSCWVNFLFSSVVMTANIFVRADFPVLLQSPINAGAFCMLAGFIIVPVISILTPKPDKKFVDDAFSCYTKTVTVRQSSALGDE